The Thermodesulfovibrionales bacterium genome contains the following window.
GCATTGACCTTGGTCCGGATACCGGGAAGATTCTTGCCTATGCTTCTTTATTTGCAAAAATAACCGGAGCCTCCCTTCAGCTCCTTTCGGTCCTCGATTACCTCGTCACCCCGCCCGCTTACCTCGCCCCTTATATCGAAGACGAGAAGAAGATCGCTGAAGAGAAATTCCGCCGTTGGGAAGAGAGGCTCGCCGCGTATGGGGTCTCGGCGGTGAAGGAGATCCGGGTCGGAAGGCTCGCCGAATCGTTCGCTGCTGCCGCCGAGAAGGGAAAGGCGGACATGCTCGTGCTCGGCTTCAAGACCCATACCTTCAGGAGGAGCAGTTCCGAGGGGTTGGTAAAGGGTCTGCGGATGCCGGTGCTTGTGGTGAGGGGAGAGCGTGCCGAGTCCGCGGATATCGGCCCGCTCGGGATAAGGAAGACACTCTGCCCTACCGATTTTTCCGAGACTTCGTCGAATGCATTCAGGACGGCAAAGGCACTGGCGGGCCTCTTCTCATCGGAACTCACGGCGCTCCACGTAGTACCGAGTCATATCATCGAAGAGCGGCTGGAGAGAAAAAGCCATGGGGACAGAGCGAGAGAGGATCTTCTTGAGAGGGCAAAAGAGAGGCTCGCCGGCTTTTTGAAAAATTTCGGCCTCGAAGATTCAGGGGTCGTCAGGGAGGGAGATCCTTACCGGGAGATCAGTGCTTTCGCCTCGGAAGAGAAGGCCGACCTTATCGTCATCGGAGCAAGGGGACTCTCCTCGCTAGAGGGTCCGCTCATCGGAAGCGTCTGCGATGCCGTCTTGAAATCGTCTCCCTGTCCCGTCCTTGTGATCCACTGATGATCCGTGACATCGTCTTTCTCCTCGCCGGCCTCTTCATGATACTCCTCGCTGCCGAAGGTTTTACCAACGGGATCGAGGCCCTCGGGCGAAGGCTTTCGCTCTCTCAGGCGGTGGTCGGCAGCATCCTCGCCGCCGTCGGAACAGCCCTGCCGGAGACGATGCTGCCGATCGTGGCGATATTCTTTTACGGCGGTTCCTCTGCGCATGAAATCGGCGTCGGCGCGATACTCGGCGCGCCCTTCATGCTCTCAACACTCGCTTTCTTCCTCGTAGGGCTCACCGCGGCTATATCCTGTCTCTTAAAGAAGCGCGCCTTCGTCATTACTGTCGAGGCCCATTCAACGACGAGGGATCTCGTTTTCTTCCTTCCGATGTATGCCGGCGCCGTCCTGATTCCGCTTGTCGCGGGAAGGTCGTCGGCGATACCGATAGCGATCCTTCTCATAGGAGGATATCTCCTCTACGCATATCGGACATTCCGGGGAGAGAGTGCCGACCTCGAGCATTCCGAGGGTCTCCATCTCTCGAAGTTATTGAGGAGTCCACGGTCCGGCGCGTCGGACCGCCCGGGCGTCGCCCTTATCCTCCTTCAGATAGCGGGTGCCCTGTCCGTCATGGTGGCCGGCGCTCATATCTTCGTTGCACACCTTGAACACCTCTCCCTCAGCTTCGGCATGAACCCCCTTCTCTTTGCGCTTGTCCTTGCTCCTATCGCAACGGAGCTTCCGGAGAAGTTCAACAGCGTCACCTGGACCTGGAAGGGGAGAGATACGCTTGCCATCGGAAACATTACCGGTGCGATGGTATTTCAGTCGACCTTTCCTGTTTCTGTGGGGCTCGTATTCACGGAATGGAATCTCAGCGGGATGGCGCTTTTTTCGGCGATCGTCACCCTCGCATCAGCTGCGGTCGTTCTGGGACAACTGGCATTCCGGAAGCGTCTCTCTCCGCTCACCCTGCTCCTCGGAGGAGTATTGTATCTTCTTTATGCCGTTGCATTGGTAATGAGGACCACGTGACCTGATTCTTGAACGCGGGCACCAGTGGTTGCATTTACCGGGATGCAAGGCGGATAAGATTATTTCTTAAACAGGTCATCAAACCTCTTTCGTATGTCTTCGCTCTTCCCCTCGGATCCCCCGCGGGCTGAAGCCTCCTTAAAAACGAACCAATCGCAGAAATTTGCCTTGTCACGGAGCCTTTGGAATTCGGCCTTCGGCTCGACGCATTTGTTGTGTGCCGTTTCGGAATAGAAGCGGCAGTTGAGACAGATATGGAGATCTCCCCTGCAATGGATGCAGACGGACTTTCTCGAGAAGTACTTGTCGACTTCTATCTCTTTTTTACAGAAGGCGCAGGTTTTCATGTCATCCTCCTTCACTATGAACCTTATTCATTATACTCTCAAGGTCATTATGGTGAAAAATACATCGCGCCTCGGTGGGATATTGAGGTTTATCGGCAAAAGCGTGTAAACTATCGGCATCCAGAATGCCGGGGTAGCTCAGCTGGCAGAGCAGCTGATTCGTAATCAGCAGGTCGGGAGTTCAAATCTCCTCCCCGGCTCCAGTATTTATTAAAGGGTTAGCTTTACAGGCTCATCCTTTTTTCTTTGAAACTGTGCACTTATTGTGCGGTTGGTTTTCCTGCCGGCAAAGGGGCAGAGCAGGAGATCATCTGCCCCTCATCCTCGGTTCTATTTACTTCACCGCGTCCTTCAATGCTTTCCCTGCCGTGAACTTAGGTGCTTTATGGGCAGGTATCTTTAAGATTGCCCCAGTCCGGGGATTCCTACCCGTCCTCGCCTTCCGCTTGGAAACAGAGAACGTGCCAAAACCGACAAGGATAACTTTATCACCTTTCTTCAATGCCTTGACCACTGCCTCGATCCCCGCTTCAAATGCCCTTCCCACGGCTGCCTTTGTCAGAGAAGTCTCTTTTGAAACCTTTTCGATTAAGTCTGTCTTCGTCATATGAATCCCCCTTAGGAAATATTTGATAAGGAAAGTATACAGGATGAAAAGGACAAAGTGAAGAGTTCGGCAGGAGTTCTCCTGGTATGTTCACTTAGCGCTTTCTCCAAAGAGGCCTCCCTGGCTGATACGAGCGCAGGGAACGATACCTTTATAATCATCATGTCCAGTCCCACTGTGTCACTCGTTGCCTCTCTGAGTAAGCAGTGAGAAAAGGGCGGTCATAACGGCTTATGAAGATAGACTGTAAGTGCCCGGACTGGTTTGTAGGACGGGCACGATCTTCTTTATTTGTTTTGCTTCTGTTTGCAGTAGTCATGCTGGCCGTTCCAGCTACGTCACCCGCAGAGGTTTCTATAGGGGTATCGGTAACTTTCGCTCCCCCAGCGCTTCCCCTATACGTTCAGCCGCTTTGCCCTGGTCCCGGCTTCATCTGGATACCGGGCTACTGGGCATGGGATCCGGATATCGGTTACTACTGGGTTCCCGGCATGTGGGTGCGGGCGCCCTTTGTAGGCGCGCTGTGGACGCCGGGCTATTGGGCATGGAGCGACGGCGTGTATATCTGGAGCGAAGGCTACTGGGGACCTGTTGTAGGCTTTTATGGAGGGATTATCTATGGTTTTGGCTATGCGGGTATCGGCTACGATGGCGGCTACTGGAAGGACGGCACATTCTACTACAACCGCGCAGTAAATAACATCAACACAACGAACATCACGACCGTTTACAGGACGACGGTCAGCAACATTCGCCCGACCGGCGCCAGTTTCAACGGCGGCGCAGGCGGTACCACCGCTCACCCCACTTCTGAACAACTGGCTGCGGCCAGTCAAAAACGTTTCACGCTCACCGATGCACAAAAAAAGCAGATGCGAGTTGCCAGAGCTAACCCCAAGCAGCGGGTGACTGTGAACCGCGGACGTCCAGCCATTGCAGCCACAACGAAGCCAGGTGTGTTCAAAGGGCACGGCGTCGCACGTGCAAGCCGGGCAGGAGCCCCTTACAAGGCGCCACCGTCCCACAAGGCGGCCCCCACCGAACATGTTCGAACTCCGAAACACGGCGCTGAAAAACATGCGCCGGTCGACGCGCCCGAACATAAAACTCCCGGTGCCCCACAGAGAGAGCCTCAACAACGAGTCACCGAGCCTCACCCCGCCCCTCAGCATCCAACGGAAACAAAACCGTTGCCGCAGGAAAAGACCAAAGGTGAAAAGGAGCCGCGATAGTGCCTAGGCAGATGGTAGCGGATAGGTGGTTCTGTCTTAGCAAAGACAACCATCACCGTCCCAGCCAGTCCGACAGTATCATCCCCTAAGAAATGGTTATCGAATATTTAGGTTACTTTCAAGAACAACAATTGCGGCTAAAATGACTGGTTTGCTGAAGGAGCAGACCTTCACGCCGAAACCTATTACGGTAATCTATGTGTCTCAGTTATGGCTGTCAATTTGCTGTAAAATAAATCATGATTCTCACAGGTAGTTGCTCCTTGATGGAGGATATTGCCAAAGAAGCCTGGCTGCTCGATACGTCATCTTTATGATGCGAAGACTTGCCATAAGCGCTCTCGTTGTCATCTTTTTGTTCAATCACGTTGTCCTTGCCTCTGATTTCAGCTTTTCTCCCCGCTCTAACAAAGCCCATCTCATAGAGTGGAGGCACTGGGAGAAGCAGTCTCTCGATGATGCGAAGAGAGAAGGCAAACCCATACTGCTTTCCTTGAGCGCGGTATGGTGTCACTGGTGCCACGTAATGGATGAAACGACCTATTCTGCTATCAGCGTAATCGATTACATTAATAGCAATTTTATTCCTGTACGGGTAGATGCGAACATGAGACCCGATATAGACAATCTCTACAACCAGGGAGGCTGGCCCAGCACGGTTGTCCTCACGCCCGATGGAGAAATCGTGCAGGGCGGAACCTACATTTCCGAGGAGTCCATGATCACGTGGCTTTCAGATGCATTGGGCATACTCAAAGAGGACAAGAAGGGATTCAAGGAAAAGAGCGATACAATGAAGAAAAAGAGAGGGCCAGCTCGGCAGACGGATGGCTCCGCCCCCGACCTTTCTGATATTGCCAGAATAACCACTCTGCTTGAATCGTCATATGACGAGAAATATGGGGGCTTCGGGCTATCGCAAAAGTTTCCTAATCCCGACGCAATCGATTTTCTCCTTTCAGGGTACGTGAGCACGAGAAACACAGAACTCATGACAATGATTTCCACGACTCTTGAGAAGATGTCCGGGGGAGAACTGCATGACCGTGTCGAAGGAGGCTTCTTCAGATACGCTACAGGGCGAGACTGGTCGGCGCCTCATTACGAGAAGATGCTGGATCTGAACGCAGCGCTCATCAGGAATTACGCATCGGCCTACATGGTCTTCGGTAACGGCGACTACAAGAAGGTTTTGAACAGCACCGTCACTTACATAGCGAAACATCTCTATAACAAGAAGACGGGAGCTTTTTACGGCAGTCAGGATGCCGAAGAAGAGTACTACAGGAAACGAGAGCGAGCCGGGGTTAAGCCGCCGCGGATTGATAGTACTATTTATGCCGACTCCAATGCCCAGATGATAACCGGCCTCATTGTCGCGTCTGGGGCGACCGGCGAAAAGAACCTCATCGGAATGGCGAAACAAACTGCAAATTTTATCATGACCAATCTCTATTCAGACAAGGCCGGCACATATCATTACTACTCCGGACAGAAGTATCTGAGCGGTCTCCTCTCAGACAACGTACTCTTTGGCTTGGCCCTTATCGATTTATACAATGTGACAGGAGAGAAAAAGTACATCGACCGAGCTGAAGATATCTGTCGGCTCATCATAGATAAATTTTACGATAAGGCGACCGGCAGGTTCATTCCGTCTCTTGAAACCACGATTGTCAATCCGACGAGAACCGGTGCGCTCTCAGACTATAACACGTATCTGTCAAACTACAGAGCAGTAATATTGTTCAATAGGCTGTATTATTGTAACGGCGATGAAGACTTAAAACGCATTATTGAAAACGTAAATGCTCATGTAAGCACTATCTATGAGACGTATGGGCCTTCTGCTGCCCTCTATGGAACGGCATTGCGCTGGAGCCTGGAAACTCCGTTTGTGGTCACGATCATTGCCCGTGATAGGAACGTCGGCAGATTTCTCTTGCAGGCCAATAAAATCTATATCCCTCAAAAGGTGCTAAAGATACTCTCTTTAAGCCGGCAGGGAGAGCGAATCAGGGCACTTGGCTATCCGGTGGAAGAGGCCGCATACGTCTGTTCGGGAAGGAGATGCTCACCGGCTTTAACCGAGCCGGACAGGCTGATTGCGGGGATTAAAAGATTTATGGCAAATCGTGACGGAAAGGATAAAACGGACTGATATTTTCCCCGTGTTTGCACCGTTTCACCTTCCCACGATTCCCTCAAGAGCCCAAAAGAATCCCGCCGGAAGCCTGCTATCTCGAAAAGACCGCAGGCCTCGGCAAAACGAAACCGACATGTCCACAGAAAGGATCTGAGAAGGCAAACAAGATCTCTCATTGGAGCGATTACCGTATCATCAGGTCTTCACTCCACCATTCAGGACCGCAGACCTCATTCCCTCTCATAGGAGCAACCGAGCGAAATAGGGAAAATCACGGCGTCCTGTGACGCACAGCTGCTAAGGAACCTCGCCTGAGGGCATGTCCTCCATCCTGTTGATGAGATTCTTGACAGCCTCTTTTTCGATCAGGATTCCCTTTTCCTTACCTGATTTTTCCAAATCCTTGAGATAGAATTGGAGTGCATTCATCACCGCACTGGCTTCTAAACCGGTTAATTTCAGATCCATCGCCTTACCTCCTTTCTCTTCGAATAATGCTCATATCAAATGTTACCAACTGCACGGTAATTGTCAAGTCATTCTTGAAGACGTGTCGCAGGAGGAATGATGCCGTGAAAGGGATATTCGGAAGCCGACGGATTCATCACCCGCGGGGTCCGACGGGTAAGGAGAAATAAAAAATCGCCCCCTCATTGATCCTTCCTTCCGCCCAGACCCGTCCCCCGTGTTTTTCGATCACCCGCTTAATGATGAAAAGTCCGATTCCTGTCCCTTCAAACTCCTCCGATGCGTGCAGACGCTTGAAGAGGCTGAAGAGTTTCTCCGACGCATCCTCATCGAATCCGATTCCATTGTCTTTGACATAGTAAATCGTTTCAGCCCTTTCTTCGGTACCGCCGATTTCTATTCTTGCGGTTTCTTCGCGACGCGTATACTTGAACGCATTGGACAGCAGATTTATCACTACCTGACGCATCATGGATGGATCACCCCAGGCAACGGGGAGCGATTTTATTTCTAGCTCCAGATTTCTGTCGCCGAGTGTTGCCTTTATTTCCTCGGCGACGTTCTTCGCGAGCGCCTCCATGTCGATATCCGATTTCTCAATCTCCCTTGTGCTGACACGCGAGAAAGAAAGGAGGTCACCGATGAAGTGCGTCAGCTGTCTGGTCTTCTCACTGATCGTAGTAAGCTTTTCCCTCCCCTCATCGTCAAGCTTATCTCCATACTTTTTCAGCAGATTGCCTGAGGACCATTCGATGACAATCAACGGCTCCCGGAGATCATGGGACGCTGCGTAACTGAAACTCTCCAGATCCCGATAGGAGGCCTCAAGGCGCCTGTTTGATCTTTCGAGTTCTCCCGTGCGTTCTTTCACCGTCTCTTCGAGGTACTGACGATATCGTCTCTCCTCCTCCGCTTCCCTCCTGCGCCAGATGAGAATAACACCCGCGCCTGCGGAGATGATACAGAGGCCGATCAGGAGCATCACATTCCACAGTCG
Protein-coding sequences here:
- a CDS encoding universal stress protein translates to MDNGEEAIPGYSVKIERILAGIDLGPDTGKILAYASLFAKITGASLQLLSVLDYLVTPPAYLAPYIEDEKKIAEEKFRRWEERLAAYGVSAVKEIRVGRLAESFAAAAEKGKADMLVLGFKTHTFRRSSSEGLVKGLRMPVLVVRGERAESADIGPLGIRKTLCPTDFSETSSNAFRTAKALAGLFSSELTALHVVPSHIIEERLERKSHGDRAREDLLERAKERLAGFLKNFGLEDSGVVREGDPYREISAFASEEKADLIVIGARGLSSLEGPLIGSVCDAVLKSSPCPVLVIH
- a CDS encoding sodium:calcium antiporter; this translates as MIRDIVFLLAGLFMILLAAEGFTNGIEALGRRLSLSQAVVGSILAAVGTALPETMLPIVAIFFYGGSSAHEIGVGAILGAPFMLSTLAFFLVGLTAAISCLLKKRAFVITVEAHSTTRDLVFFLPMYAGAVLIPLVAGRSSAIPIAILLIGGYLLYAYRTFRGESADLEHSEGLHLSKLLRSPRSGASDRPGVALILLQIAGALSVMVAGAHIFVAHLEHLSLSFGMNPLLFALVLAPIATELPEKFNSVTWTWKGRDTLAIGNITGAMVFQSTFPVSVGLVFTEWNLSGMALFSAIVTLASAAVVLGQLAFRKRLSPLTLLLGGVLYLLYAVALVMRTT
- a CDS encoding HU family DNA-binding protein; amino-acid sequence: MTKTDLIEKVSKETSLTKAAVGRAFEAGIEAVVKALKKGDKVILVGFGTFSVSKRKARTGRNPRTGAILKIPAHKAPKFTAGKALKDAVK
- a CDS encoding DUF255 domain-containing protein — its product is MMRRLAISALVVIFLFNHVVLASDFSFSPRSNKAHLIEWRHWEKQSLDDAKREGKPILLSLSAVWCHWCHVMDETTYSAISVIDYINSNFIPVRVDANMRPDIDNLYNQGGWPSTVVLTPDGEIVQGGTYISEESMITWLSDALGILKEDKKGFKEKSDTMKKKRGPARQTDGSAPDLSDIARITTLLESSYDEKYGGFGLSQKFPNPDAIDFLLSGYVSTRNTELMTMISTTLEKMSGGELHDRVEGGFFRYATGRDWSAPHYEKMLDLNAALIRNYASAYMVFGNGDYKKVLNSTVTYIAKHLYNKKTGAFYGSQDAEEEYYRKRERAGVKPPRIDSTIYADSNAQMITGLIVASGATGEKNLIGMAKQTANFIMTNLYSDKAGTYHYYSGQKYLSGLLSDNVLFGLALIDLYNVTGEKKYIDRAEDICRLIIDKFYDKATGRFIPSLETTIVNPTRTGALSDYNTYLSNYRAVILFNRLYYCNGDEDLKRIIENVNAHVSTIYETYGPSAALYGTALRWSLETPFVVTIIARDRNVGRFLLQANKIYIPQKVLKILSLSRQGERIRALGYPVEEAAYVCSGRRCSPALTEPDRLIAGIKRFMANRDGKDKTD
- a CDS encoding ATP-binding protein, translating into LTLRLSAGTPNLPAAIAVNGKKTISEGIDYRGEKVLAATRAIPDSPWFIVSKVDKEEVYAPIRQRLWNVMLLIGLCIISAGAGVILIWRRREAEEERRYRQYLEETVKERTGELERSNRRLEASYRDLESFSYAASHDLREPLIVIEWSSGNLLKKYGDKLDDEGREKLTTISEKTRQLTHFIGDLLSFSRVSTREIEKSDIDMEALAKNVAEEIKATLGDRNLELEIKSLPVAWGDPSMMRQVVINLLSNAFKYTRREETARIEIGGTEERAETIYYVKDNGIGFDEDASEKLFSLFKRLHASEEFEGTGIGLFIIKRVIEKHGGRVWAEGRINEGAIFYFSLPVGPRG